The Cryobacterium roopkundense sequence GAATCACCAGGAACGCGCCCATCAGGCCGAAGATGGCACCGGATGCACCCACCACGGCCACGTTCGGCGCTGACAGCACCAGTACGCCCACAGAACCGGCGAATCCGCTCACGAGGTAGAGCGTGAGAAAACGTGCCCGACCGAGCATGCCCTCAAGCTGTTGCCCGAAGATCCAGAGCATATACATGTTGAGGAGCACGTGAAAGATGAAGCCCTGCGAGTGTACGAAGGCTGTCGTGAGCATACGCCACGGCTCAAAGTTGCCGGGAAAGGAATACACGCCGGCGTAGAGCAACTTGTCCGTGATGCCAAGGCCGGGGACCCACTGTAGGACGAAGACTACGAGGGTCAGGCCGATCAGAGCATAGGTGACCGTGGGGGCGCCACTGCCCGTGAGTCGGGTCATCACGACGGATTTGGTGCGGGGCGCGTTCTTGCGCTGTTCTTTCATGCATTCGGGGCAGACCACGCCGACGGCGGCCTGAGTCTGGCATTCCGGGCAGATCGTTCGCCCACAACGTTGACACAAGATGAAGCTCTGCCGCCCCGGGTGGCGGTAACAAAAATTCGCCGCCGAGGCAGGCAGATCACTCATCTGTGAGGTGAACGACCGTAGTTAGACGGACTCGACAGTAACGCTCTGAATCACGACGTCTTCACGGGGACGGTCGCGGCCGTCGGTTGCCACAGTC is a genomic window containing:
- a CDS encoding rhomboid family intramembrane serine protease → MKEQRKNAPRTKSVVMTRLTGSGAPTVTYALIGLTLVVFVLQWVPGLGITDKLLYAGVYSFPGNFEPWRMLTTAFVHSQGFIFHVLLNMYMLWIFGQQLEGMLGRARFLTLYLVSGFAGSVGVLVLSAPNVAVVGASGAIFGLMGAFLVIQRGLGGNATQLLVLLGINFVIGFIPGLNIAWQAHLGGLIGGALMGLIFMKTRRLKQTWLQVALIAGLVIALALLGTLKVLSYL